From a region of the Candidatus Pantoea bituminis genome:
- the nirC gene encoding nitrite transporter NirC translates to MFTDTLNKSAANAARIVRTAQESPLAFWISSAMAGAYVGLAIIFIFTLGNLVDPALRPLVMGATFGIALTLVIVAGSELFTGHTMFLTIGVKAGSISQGQLWCVLPQTWLGNLVGSVAVALIYYFAAGPLLPNANSLIHAAALAKTAQPAMALFFKGALCNWLVCLAIWMALRTEGAAKMIAIWWCLLAFIASGFEHSVANMTVFALSWFGQHNESLTLGGIGHNLLWVTLGNMLSGMVFMGLGYWYATPRAQRPQPDLSVGSVKTA, encoded by the coding sequence ATGTTTACTGACACACTGAATAAAAGCGCGGCCAACGCGGCGCGTATTGTCCGTACTGCGCAGGAGAGCCCGCTGGCTTTCTGGATTAGCTCGGCGATGGCGGGTGCTTACGTCGGTTTAGCGATCATTTTTATCTTCACGCTGGGTAATCTTGTCGATCCTGCCCTGCGGCCGTTGGTGATGGGCGCCACTTTTGGCATCGCGCTGACGCTGGTGATCGTTGCGGGTTCGGAACTTTTCACCGGCCATACGATGTTCCTGACGATCGGTGTTAAAGCAGGCAGCATCTCGCAAGGCCAGTTGTGGTGTGTTTTGCCGCAAACCTGGTTGGGTAATTTAGTCGGCTCCGTTGCGGTTGCCCTGATTTACTACTTTGCCGCTGGCCCGCTGCTGCCTAATGCTAATTCGCTTATCCACGCGGCTGCACTGGCGAAAACTGCCCAACCCGCCATGGCCCTGTTCTTCAAAGGCGCACTCTGTAACTGGTTAGTTTGCCTGGCGATTTGGATGGCATTGCGTACTGAAGGCGCAGCGAAAATGATTGCGATTTGGTGGTGCCTGCTGGCGTTTATTGCTTCCGGTTTCGAGCACTCCGTGGCTAACATGACGGTTTTTGCACTCTCCTGGTTCGGTCAGCATAATGAGAGCCTGACATTGGGCGGCATCGGCCACAATCTGCTTTGGGTGACGTTGGGTAACATGCTTTCCGGCATGGTGTTTATGGGGCTCGGTTACTGGTATGCCACACCGCGTGCACAGCGCCCACAACCTGATCTTTCAGTCGGATCGGTTAAAACAGCTTAA
- the nirD gene encoding nitrite reductase small subunit NirD, translated as MNQWTVVCQLTQILPATGVCALVNGQQIAIFRPRDDEQLFAISNIDPFADASVLSRGIIAEHQDALWVASPLKKQRFRLYDGHCMEDEARSVAAYPVRVSAGQVEVCA; from the coding sequence ATGAACCAGTGGACTGTCGTGTGTCAGTTGACACAAATCTTACCCGCGACCGGCGTCTGTGCGTTGGTCAATGGTCAGCAGATTGCCATTTTCCGTCCACGTGATGATGAGCAGCTGTTTGCCATCAGCAATATCGATCCTTTTGCCGATGCCAGCGTGCTGTCGCGCGGCATTATCGCCGAGCATCAGGATGCATTGTGGGTGGCGAGTCCGCTAAAAAAGCAGCGATTTCGCCTCTATGATGGCCACTGTATGGAAGATGAAGCACGCTCGGTCGCTGCGTATCCGGTGCGCGTTAGCGCGGGCCAGGTCGAAGTTTGCGCCTGA
- the tsgA gene encoding MFS transporter TsgA, whose amino-acid sequence MTNRNRLGLTWISFFSYALTGALVIVTGMVMGDIAKDFQIPISSMSNTFTFLNTGILAAVFLNAWLMVIIPLKRQLIFGFILMVFAIIGLMTSRDLSIFSLCMFVLGVVSGITMSIGTFLITHMYEGRQRGSRLLFTDSFFSMAGTLFPVLAGILLARQLPWYWVYVCIGVIYVAIFVLAMFIEFPVLRKPENSPTVEKEKWGVGVLLLSVAALCYILGQLGFISWVPEYATKTMGMDIASAGQLVGNFWTAYMVGMWVFSFLLRFFDLQRILMVLAGLATVLMYWFVSSNDASMLSWIIMILGFSSSAIYTTIITLGSLQTKVASPKLVNFILTCGTVGTMLTFVVTGPIVEKSGVHTALSTANGLYAVVFVMCVLLGFVTKHRQHGHVTH is encoded by the coding sequence ATGACAAACCGAAATCGACTAGGCCTTACCTGGATCAGCTTCTTTTCGTATGCGCTTACCGGCGCGCTGGTGATCGTCACCGGCATGGTAATGGGTGATATTGCGAAAGATTTCCAGATCCCTATTTCTAGCATGAGTAATACGTTTACCTTCCTTAATACCGGCATCCTGGCGGCAGTTTTTCTTAACGCCTGGTTGATGGTTATTATCCCGCTGAAGCGCCAGTTGATTTTCGGCTTCATATTAATGGTGTTTGCCATCATTGGCCTGATGACCAGCCGCGATCTCAGCATCTTCTCACTATGCATGTTCGTGCTGGGTGTGGTCAGCGGCATTACCATGTCGATTGGTACTTTCCTGATTACCCATATGTACGAAGGTCGTCAACGCGGTTCACGCCTGCTGTTTACCGACTCCTTTTTCAGCATGGCAGGCACGCTGTTTCCGGTGCTGGCAGGGATTCTGCTGGCGCGTCAGTTGCCATGGTACTGGGTTTATGTCTGCATCGGCGTTATCTATGTGGCTATTTTTGTTCTGGCGATGTTTATTGAATTCCCCGTGCTGCGCAAACCAGAAAACAGCCCAACCGTAGAAAAAGAGAAATGGGGCGTGGGCGTGCTGCTGCTTTCCGTTGCCGCGCTGTGCTACATCCTCGGCCAGCTTGGCTTTATCTCTTGGGTGCCAGAATACGCGACCAAAACCATGGGCATGGATATCGCCAGCGCAGGTCAGTTGGTCGGTAACTTCTGGACAGCCTACATGGTTGGCATGTGGGTGTTCAGCTTCCTGCTGCGTTTCTTCGACCTGCAACGCATTCTGATGGTATTAGCGGGCCTCGCCACGGTATTGATGTACTGGTTTGTCAGCAGCAACGACGCCAGCATGTTGAGTTGGATCATCATGATTCTGGGCTTCAGCTCCAGCGCAATTTACACCACCATCATCACGCTGGGTTCGCTGCAAACCAAAGTCGCTTCACCGAAGCTGGTGAACTTTATCCTGACCTGCGGCACCGTTGGCACCATGTTGACCTTTGTGGTTACCGGTCCGATTGTTGAAAAGAGTGGCGTACACACTGCGCTCTCTACCGCGAATGGCTTGTATGCTGTGGTGTTCGTCATGTGTGTGCTGCTGGGTTTTGTTACCAAGCATCGCCAGCATGGTCACGTTACGCATTAA
- the ppiA gene encoding peptidylprolyl isomerase A, translated as MFKRTLTAAVALLALSSVSASALAAKGDTHVLLTTSAGNIELELNDQKAPVSVKNFVDYVNNGFYNNTIFHRVIPSFMVQGGGFTTDMQQKQTNAPIKNEADNGLRNLRGTISMARTADKDSATSQFFLNVADNAFLDHGQRDFGYAVFGKIVKGIEVADKISQVPTKDVGPYQNVPSKPVVIISAKVLP; from the coding sequence ATGTTTAAACGTACTTTGACAGCGGCAGTTGCCCTGTTAGCGCTCTCCTCAGTTTCCGCCTCGGCATTAGCCGCTAAAGGCGATACACACGTTCTGCTTACTACTTCTGCCGGCAATATCGAACTCGAACTGAACGACCAAAAAGCGCCGGTTTCAGTGAAAAACTTTGTCGATTATGTGAACAACGGTTTTTATAACAATACTATTTTCCACCGTGTGATCCCGAGCTTTATGGTTCAGGGTGGCGGCTTCACCACGGATATGCAGCAGAAACAGACCAATGCGCCAATCAAAAATGAAGCGGACAATGGCTTGCGTAACCTGCGTGGCACTATTTCAATGGCGCGTACGGCTGATAAAGACAGCGCCACCAGCCAGTTCTTCCTGAACGTGGCAGATAACGCCTTCCTCGATCACGGCCAGCGTGATTTTGGTTATGCGGTATTTGGTAAAATTGTGAAAGGCATTGAAGTGGCCGATAAAATTTCTCAGGTGCCAACGAAAGATGTAGGCCCATACCAGAATGTACCGTCAAAACCGGTAGTTATCATTTCCGCGAAAGTCCTGCCTTAA
- a CDS encoding YhfG family protein: MAHKLTDKQKSALWQQRRAASYQASCRLEGFTLNELALKGEDAQARLESLRRQYGQ, translated from the coding sequence ATGGCACATAAACTCACAGACAAACAAAAATCTGCGCTCTGGCAACAGCGGCGTGCTGCCAGCTATCAGGCGAGCTGTCGGCTGGAAGGCTTCACGTTAAATGAGCTGGCTTTGAAAGGTGAAGATGCTCAGGCGCGACTAGAATCGTTGAGGAGGCAATATGGCCAATAA
- a CDS encoding putative adenosine monophosphate-protein transferase Fic — MANNIAAARDPYLWHNDDVLKNRLDIHDAAQLRKAELSFSAARLATLELSTYTLGLPYLCYIHRTLFQDVYSWAGELRTIDIWRGDTPFCHFEYIEKEGNTLMSALEEENGLADLSPEAFVQRMAHYYCEINVLHPFREGNGRAQRIFFEQLALHAGYLLEWGKIESEAWNAANQAGASGDLKPLEKVFTKVVSEIA, encoded by the coding sequence ATGGCCAATAATATTGCTGCCGCCCGCGATCCTTATCTGTGGCATAACGATGATGTGCTGAAAAATCGTCTTGATATTCACGATGCCGCTCAGCTACGCAAAGCGGAGTTAAGCTTCAGCGCAGCGCGGCTTGCTACGTTAGAGCTCAGCACCTATACGCTGGGTTTGCCCTATCTTTGTTATATTCACCGCACCCTCTTCCAGGATGTGTACAGCTGGGCAGGCGAGCTACGTACTATCGATATCTGGCGCGGCGATACGCCATTTTGCCATTTCGAATATATCGAAAAAGAGGGGAATACCCTCATGAGCGCATTGGAGGAGGAGAATGGTTTAGCCGATCTTTCCCCAGAAGCGTTTGTGCAGCGTATGGCGCATTATTATTGCGAGATCAATGTGCTGCATCCTTTCCGTGAGGGAAATGGCCGCGCGCAACGCATCTTCTTCGAACAGTTAGCGCTGCATGCAGGTTATTTGCTGGAGTGGGGAAAAATCGAGTCTGAAGCATGGAACGCTGCAAATCAGGCGGGTGCTTCCGGCGACCTCAAGCCGCTTGAGAAGGTCTTTACGAAAGTGGTGAGTGAGATAGCGTAA
- a CDS encoding aminodeoxychorismate synthase component II, translated as MLLLIDNYDSFTWNLYQYFCELGAEVSVVRNDAITLEEIEALPLTHLVISPGPCTPDESGISLAAIRHFAGRIPILGVCLGHQAIAQAYGAKVVRARQVMHGKTSAIQHTSCGVFRHLNNPLTVTRYHSLIVQRDTLPDEFEITAWSLRDGQPDEIMGFRHKTLALEGVQFHPESILSEQGHQLLRNFLDQ; from the coding sequence ATGCTGCTGCTCATCGACAACTACGACTCTTTCACCTGGAATCTCTACCAATACTTTTGCGAACTCGGCGCAGAAGTCAGCGTGGTGCGCAATGACGCCATCACGCTGGAAGAGATAGAGGCGCTGCCTTTGACGCATCTGGTGATTTCGCCCGGCCCTTGTACACCGGATGAATCGGGGATTTCGCTGGCGGCGATTCGCCATTTTGCCGGACGTATACCGATACTGGGCGTCTGTCTGGGTCATCAGGCTATCGCGCAAGCATATGGAGCCAAAGTGGTGCGCGCGCGTCAGGTGATGCACGGGAAAACCTCTGCCATTCAACACACCAGCTGCGGCGTGTTCCGCCATCTGAATAATCCCCTTACCGTAACGCGTTATCACTCTTTGATCGTCCAGCGTGATACGTTGCCAGACGAATTTGAGATTACCGCCTGGAGCCTGCGCGATGGGCAACCCGATGAAATTATGGGGTTCCGCCACAAAACCCTGGCACTGGAAGGCGTACAGTTCCATCCAGAAAGCATTCTTAGCGAACAAGGGCATCAACTGCTGCGCAATTTTCTTGATCAGTAA
- a CDS encoding YccS/YhfK family putative transporter, with translation MWRRIIYHPEINYALRQTLVLCVPVALGWLFGDLQKGLLFSLVPACCNIAGLDTPHKRFFKRLIVGGGLFALGSFLIQWLTLKGIPLPAILFVVPLLLGVTGEISPLHGRLLPGALIASIFTLSLMGHMPIWVPPLLYIGGTLWYGLFNWFWFWLWKEQPMRESLSLVYRELANYCDAKYTLLTQLTDPEKALPPLLARQQKAVDLINICYQQMHMLSANGDETHKRLKRAFQVALDLQEHISVSLHQPEEVQKLVEQSHAEAVIRWNAKTISARLRVLADNILYHQLPDRFSMDKQLGALEKITRQHPDNPVGNFCLYHFNRIARVLRTQKPLYQRDLMADRQRRLPLLSALRSYLRFRSAALRTAGRFSVMLMFGSALAMFFNIPKPYWILMTIMFVSQNSYSATRVRIQHRALGTFAGLVIAAATLRFAVPESLVLLIMLAITFISYVFTRQFYGWATIGFTVTAVYSLQLLSLNGAQFLLPRLMDTIMGCLIAFGGMVWLWPQWQSGLLRQNAHDALETYQDALRMLLGPEQSAEKLAYQRVLVNQAHNALFNSLNQAMQEPGFNSQYLKDMRMWVTHSQFIVEHINAMTILAREHTMLPPSLAESYLQSCEIALQRCQQRLEYDGNSSQTNVLEAAENINEGPITVLEQHVKRIQAHLSVMHTISSLAWSQRPQHGRWLVRHLRKS, from the coding sequence TTCTTCAAACGCCTGATTGTTGGCGGCGGACTGTTTGCACTTGGCAGCTTTCTTATTCAGTGGCTTACGCTGAAAGGCATTCCCCTGCCCGCGATTCTGTTTGTCGTGCCGCTTTTGCTGGGTGTAACGGGTGAGATCAGTCCACTTCACGGGCGTTTACTGCCCGGCGCGCTGATCGCCTCAATCTTCACCTTAAGCCTGATGGGTCACATGCCTATCTGGGTTCCGCCGCTGCTCTACATTGGCGGTACGCTGTGGTATGGCCTGTTTAACTGGTTCTGGTTTTGGTTGTGGAAAGAGCAACCAATGCGTGAAAGCCTGAGTCTGGTCTATCGCGAGCTGGCAAATTATTGCGACGCGAAATACACCCTGCTGACACAACTCACCGATCCTGAAAAGGCGCTGCCACCTCTGCTGGCGCGTCAGCAAAAAGCGGTGGATTTGATTAATATCTGCTATCAGCAGATGCATATGCTGTCTGCCAACGGTGATGAAACCCATAAACGCCTGAAGCGGGCTTTTCAGGTTGCGTTGGATTTACAAGAGCATATTTCGGTCAGTCTGCATCAGCCGGAAGAAGTGCAAAAGCTGGTTGAGCAAAGCCATGCCGAAGCGGTGATCCGCTGGAACGCTAAAACCATTTCTGCACGGCTGCGCGTCTTAGCTGACAACATCCTTTATCACCAGCTTCCCGATCGTTTCTCAATGGATAAGCAACTGGGCGCACTGGAAAAAATTACGCGCCAGCATCCCGATAACCCGGTCGGCAATTTTTGCCTTTACCATTTCAACCGCATCGCCCGCGTGTTACGTACGCAAAAGCCGCTCTATCAACGTGACTTAATGGCCGATCGTCAACGTCGCCTTCCACTTCTGTCTGCGTTGCGTAGCTATCTAAGATTCAGATCCGCCGCACTGCGCACCGCCGGACGTTTTTCTGTGATGCTGATGTTTGGCAGCGCGTTGGCGATGTTTTTCAATATCCCCAAACCCTACTGGATTTTGATGACTATTATGTTCGTCAGCCAGAACAGTTACAGCGCCACGCGGGTTCGTATTCAGCACCGTGCGCTGGGTACTTTTGCTGGATTGGTGATTGCGGCCGCCACGCTGCGCTTCGCCGTCCCGGAATCGCTGGTGCTGTTGATCATGCTGGCCATTACTTTTATCAGTTATGTCTTCACTCGCCAGTTTTATGGCTGGGCAACAATTGGTTTTACCGTCACAGCGGTTTATTCGTTGCAGTTGCTGTCACTGAATGGCGCGCAATTTCTGCTGCCGCGCCTGATGGATACCATAATGGGCTGCCTGATCGCCTTTGGCGGTATGGTGTGGCTGTGGCCACAATGGCAGAGCGGTTTATTGCGTCAAAATGCGCATGATGCGCTGGAAACTTACCAGGATGCGCTGCGCATGTTGCTGGGGCCTGAACAATCGGCTGAAAAACTGGCTTATCAGCGGGTGCTGGTTAATCAGGCACATAACGCCTTGTTCAACTCGCTCAATCAGGCGATGCAGGAGCCGGGTTTTAATTCGCAATATTTAAAAGATATGCGCATGTGGGTGACACACAGTCAGTTCATCGTTGAACACATTAACGCCATGACCATTCTGGCGCGTGAACATACCATGTTGCCCCCTTCACTGGCGGAGAGCTATTTGCAGTCGTGTGAAATTGCCTTGCAGCGTTGTCAGCAGCGGCTGGAGTATGACGGGAACAGTTCTCAGACCAACGTGCTGGAAGCCGCAGAGAACATCAACGAAGGCCCGATTACGGTGTTAGAGCAGCATGTTAAACGCATTCAGGCCCATCTGAGCGTGATGCATACCATCTCGTCCCTGGCCTGGAGCCAGCGCCCGCAACACGGTCGCTGGCTGGTGAGGCATTTGCGGAAAAGCTAA